One genomic region from Dehalococcoidia bacterium encodes:
- a CDS encoding Lrp/AsnC family transcriptional regulator codes for MKQSVAGTLDDLDLALMREMEINARQSYSELAGKLGTSSTTVLRRLQRLQEQGIIRFATIADVGALEYRILVIMCLNVRPGTVDDTAHRLTSYTAVKHVFMTAGRYDIIVWAYFRNSKEWLNFFSDGLGAIPEVTEVETIVVQKPMKNSWKYLGADDRILERPDTNRNLDAVDLALIKELEIEPRETIKELARRIGISANGTSRRLQTLIDGKVLRIVSIPNLPALGYNVSATLLIKINPGNINTVANQLTGHQTIKSVAIVSGSFNLFAYADFRDLGDMYDFMRNELGKIPGVIRHESMITLSIAQMSFDLVRNSDQVVRVPPDQTF; via the coding sequence ATGAAACAATCCGTAGCCGGGACTCTCGACGATCTAGATTTGGCGCTGATGAGAGAGATGGAGATCAATGCCCGGCAATCTTATTCCGAGCTTGCCGGGAAATTGGGGACAAGCTCCACTACTGTTTTGCGGAGACTGCAACGTCTCCAGGAGCAAGGCATCATTAGATTCGCAACCATAGCGGACGTCGGTGCTCTGGAGTATCGGATCCTGGTTATAATGTGTCTTAACGTTCGCCCCGGCACGGTGGATGACACAGCGCATCGGCTGACTTCTTACACCGCCGTGAAACACGTCTTCATGACCGCCGGCCGATATGACATCATTGTCTGGGCGTATTTTCGAAACTCCAAGGAGTGGCTGAATTTCTTTTCGGACGGCTTGGGTGCCATCCCAGAGGTGACAGAAGTGGAAACCATTGTGGTCCAGAAGCCGATGAAGAACTCGTGGAAGTACTTGGGAGCCGATGATAGGATTTTGGAGCGACCCGACACGAACCGTAATCTCGATGCCGTTGATCTGGCGCTGATCAAAGAACTGGAAATTGAGCCCAGAGAAACGATCAAGGAACTTGCCCGGAGGATTGGTATCAGTGCCAACGGCACAAGCCGCAGGCTGCAGACGCTCATCGATGGAAAAGTCCTCCGGATCGTCAGTATTCCCAATCTACCTGCCCTGGGATACAACGTTAGCGCGACGTTACTGATCAAGATAAATCCCGGAAATATCAATACTGTGGCCAACCAATTGACGGGGCATCAGACTATCAAGAGCGTAGCCATCGTTTCCGGAAGCTTCAACCTCTTCGCGTATGCGGATTTTCGTGATCTTGGGGATATGTATGACTTCATGAGGAATGAGCTGGGAAAAATTCCGGGTGTCATACGCCACGAAAGTATGATTACGTTGAGCATTGCGCAGATGTCGTTCGATTTGGTCAGGAACTCTGATCAAGTGGTTAGAGTTCCACCGGATCAGACATTCTGA
- a CDS encoding 4Fe-4S dicluster domain-containing protein: MQLAFYFDQTRCTGCYTCVVACKDWHDIPAGPVSWRKVETFEKGRYPDVFVAFLSTSCHHCAAPACMDVCPANAITKRQEDGIVVVNREDCLGRDSCGMCFEACLFNAPQFGAEENAQMQKCDLCADRWTENKLPICVAACPMRALDAGPIDEMWTKYGQGIEAVGFSYDKQMRPSVVFKPKVERTTPSHQNV, encoded by the coding sequence ATGCAACTGGCATTCTATTTCGACCAGACACGGTGCACCGGCTGTTATACCTGTGTGGTAGCTTGCAAGGACTGGCATGATATCCCCGCGGGTCCGGTATCATGGAGAAAGGTGGAAACCTTTGAGAAGGGGCGCTACCCCGATGTTTTCGTGGCCTTTCTATCGACTTCCTGCCATCACTGTGCCGCTCCGGCCTGCATGGACGTGTGTCCGGCCAATGCCATTACCAAGAGACAGGAAGATGGGATTGTGGTGGTGAATAGAGAGGACTGTCTGGGCAGAGACAGTTGCGGGATGTGCTTTGAGGCATGCCTCTTCAACGCTCCTCAGTTCGGCGCCGAGGAGAACGCCCAAATGCAGAAATGCGATCTCTGTGCGGATCGATGGACAGAGAATAAGCTCCCCATATGTGTGGCCGCCTGTCCCATGAGAGCACTGGACGCCGGTCCTATCGATGAAATGTGGACTAAATACGGTCAGGGGATCGAGGCGGTTGGCTTCTCCTATGACAAACAGATGAGGCCATCGGTTGTCTTCAAACCAAAGGTTGAGCGCACAACACCAAGCCATCAGAATGTCTGA